One Mycolicibacterium sarraceniae genomic window carries:
- a CDS encoding class I SAM-dependent methyltransferase yields the protein MSRVHIPKLGIIAALRQKTDVKRWADTRNLYSEWEPRTQRAAELIPEGSRVIEFGAGTRAIEKHLAPSCTYTPSDLVDRGPGTIVCDLNERPLPNLGKDTYDVAVIMGVLEYLRDVPSVLDWLSAFVPRAVISYGCPDSNDQFRRTKLGAVDRISRGWLNSYLEEDIRTLFRDRGYTSVHEENWANVDGYQHRLFVFAK from the coding sequence GTGAGCCGAGTGCACATCCCGAAGTTGGGGATTATCGCCGCACTGCGCCAAAAGACTGACGTCAAGCGCTGGGCCGACACCCGGAACCTCTATTCGGAATGGGAACCGCGGACCCAACGGGCCGCTGAGCTGATCCCAGAAGGCAGCCGGGTGATCGAGTTCGGCGCGGGCACCCGGGCCATCGAAAAGCACCTCGCCCCGTCGTGCACCTACACACCATCCGATCTCGTCGACCGGGGCCCGGGAACCATCGTCTGCGATCTCAACGAGCGCCCCCTGCCCAATCTGGGCAAGGACACTTACGACGTCGCCGTCATCATGGGTGTTCTCGAGTACCTGCGCGACGTGCCCTCGGTGCTCGACTGGCTGTCGGCGTTCGTCCCGCGCGCGGTGATCTCCTACGGCTGCCCGGACAGCAATGACCAGTTCCGGCGCACCAAGCTCGGGGCAGTCGACCGGATCAGCCGAGGCTGGCTGAACAGCTACCTCGAAGAAGACATCCGGACGCTCTTCCGGGACCGTGGCTACACCAGCGTGCACGAAGAGAACTGGGCAAACGTCGATGGCTATCAGCACCGGCTGTTCGTCTTCGCCAAGTAA
- a CDS encoding PE-PPE domain-containing protein → MRLAARSTAAAVAALAVFLSVVLATTPTAALKLVLTGTTVLVLGGTGHSLSPTEDTNEFVQNYTSAVGNYVDPASALGTGIPSGPYNSVGVITPEQFAPNTGTLTFDQSVALGRQNLDNCIKATSCDYNDQVGSVAPAVGDTFVVYGFSQSSTVATLEKRALAAEYDPGQGPDVSFVLITNGNRPNGGFLARGPEGVTIPSFLPFGGATFNGSTPTDTQYDTVDVAAEYDGWSDFPVNPLNLLAVANAMAGIDYLHLGGTYDDSTLTQPGVIDQGQYGDTHYYMISTPVLPLLMPLNNFGTLGHALADTLDAPLRVMVESAYDRTTSPGVPTSWNIFYLPNPIKFVQNLAISIPTGLDNGIQDLFGVRPFRTTRPGPYGVGGVGVTYTTPETTEPTTTAAAKQTATDTADATATDAAAKKSSPATKSATATKAAVPKTAAKTSAAASESKDSAAASESKDSDTKSDAKSSQRGGASAAKRAKAGAGAS, encoded by the coding sequence ATGCGCCTAGCGGCTCGTAGCACCGCAGCGGCGGTCGCCGCACTCGCAGTGTTCCTGTCCGTCGTCCTGGCCACGACCCCGACCGCTGCCCTCAAGCTTGTGCTCACAGGCACCACGGTTCTCGTGCTGGGCGGCACGGGGCATTCGCTGTCGCCGACCGAAGATACGAACGAGTTCGTCCAGAACTACACCAGTGCGGTCGGCAACTACGTCGACCCCGCGTCGGCGCTGGGCACCGGTATCCCGTCGGGTCCCTACAACTCGGTCGGCGTCATCACCCCCGAACAATTCGCCCCGAACACGGGCACGTTGACCTTTGATCAGTCGGTCGCCCTGGGGCGCCAGAACTTGGACAACTGCATCAAGGCCACGTCGTGCGATTACAACGACCAGGTGGGCTCGGTGGCGCCGGCCGTCGGCGACACGTTCGTGGTGTACGGCTTCTCGCAGAGCTCCACGGTCGCGACGCTCGAAAAGCGGGCCCTGGCAGCCGAATACGATCCCGGTCAAGGCCCTGACGTCAGCTTCGTGCTGATCACCAACGGCAACCGCCCGAACGGCGGATTCCTCGCGCGCGGGCCCGAAGGCGTCACGATCCCGTCGTTCCTGCCCTTCGGCGGTGCCACCTTCAACGGATCGACCCCGACAGACACCCAGTACGACACGGTCGACGTCGCCGCCGAGTACGACGGTTGGTCGGACTTCCCGGTCAACCCGCTCAACCTGTTGGCGGTCGCGAACGCGATGGCGGGCATCGATTACCTGCACCTCGGCGGCACCTACGACGACAGCACGTTGACCCAGCCGGGCGTCATCGACCAAGGGCAGTACGGCGATACGCACTACTACATGATCTCCACGCCGGTGCTTCCGCTGCTGATGCCGCTGAACAACTTCGGAACCCTGGGTCATGCGTTGGCCGACACCCTGGACGCTCCGCTGCGCGTGATGGTCGAATCGGCCTACGACCGCACCACCAGCCCGGGCGTACCGACGTCGTGGAACATCTTCTACCTGCCGAACCCGATCAAATTCGTCCAGAACCTGGCCATCTCGATCCCGACCGGCTTGGACAACGGCATCCAGGATCTGTTCGGTGTGCGGCCGTTCCGGACGACGCGGCCCGGGCCCTACGGCGTGGGCGGTGTGGGCGTCACCTACACCACCCCTGAGACCACCGAGCCGACGACCACTGCGGCAGCCAAGCAAACGGCCACTGACACGGCTGACGCGACCGCTACCGATGCGGCGGCCAAGAAGTCGAGTCCGGCCACGAAATCGGCCACGGCCACGAAGGCAGCGGTGCCGAAGACTGCAGCCAAGACCTCAGCGGCAGCCAGCGAGTCCAAGGACAGCGCGGCAGCCAGCGAGTCCAAGGACAGCGACACGAAGAGCGACGCCAAGTCGTCACAGCGCGGCGGCGCCAGCGCCGCCAAGCGCGCGAAGGCCGGCGCCGGCGCGAGCTAG
- a CDS encoding Gfo/Idh/MocA family oxidoreductase, translating to MTQPSSRLRALVVGSGHRVRNAFLPALNLLDSHVEVVGIHSRTYENARRAGERWGVEAIEDPRVLRPGDIDVALVSVTVTNNVAVLKSIAHLAPGAALVIDTPGMGRLDDLARLTQFRKWAQIRVGEDFMNMPQYRLVGDAIRAGALGDVSRISMSEMGYRYHALALLRSWLGLLPPSSARSQRIPGGVNISYRFKGGKVGEVSEPYRQGVGSFAVTGSRAVLTGHPMGNEIRDAPGARLVRLEGDAGLTGFAIDGLETPMTIDLSHHATLAAMGLEDDSEFNLLRIDGLSQVISSLWNADPVNSRYHLEDAVADNLVSFAARGIPWLPAAAIRLRGAGR from the coding sequence GTGACGCAGCCCAGTAGCCGGCTGCGGGCGCTCGTCGTCGGCTCCGGACACCGAGTTCGCAACGCATTCTTGCCTGCGTTGAATCTGCTGGATTCCCACGTCGAGGTCGTCGGGATTCACTCCCGCACATACGAGAACGCACGCCGCGCGGGCGAGCGTTGGGGTGTCGAGGCGATCGAAGACCCGCGCGTCTTACGCCCGGGAGACATCGACGTGGCGCTGGTGTCAGTGACGGTGACCAACAACGTCGCCGTGTTGAAATCGATTGCTCACCTTGCCCCCGGCGCGGCGCTGGTGATCGATACCCCCGGCATGGGACGTCTCGACGATCTCGCGAGGCTGACCCAATTCCGGAAATGGGCCCAGATCCGGGTCGGCGAAGACTTCATGAATATGCCGCAGTACCGCTTGGTCGGCGATGCCATCCGAGCCGGTGCACTCGGCGATGTCTCCCGAATCTCGATGTCCGAGATGGGATATCGCTACCACGCATTGGCACTGCTGAGGTCCTGGCTGGGCCTCCTGCCGCCGAGTTCGGCTCGCAGTCAACGCATTCCGGGCGGCGTCAACATCTCCTACCGCTTCAAGGGCGGCAAGGTCGGCGAGGTCAGCGAACCCTACCGGCAGGGCGTGGGATCCTTCGCCGTGACCGGTAGCCGGGCCGTGCTGACCGGACATCCCATGGGCAATGAGATCCGAGACGCGCCGGGCGCCAGGCTTGTTCGCCTCGAAGGCGACGCTGGCCTGACCGGGTTTGCGATCGACGGACTCGAGACACCGATGACGATCGATCTTTCGCATCACGCAACGCTGGCCGCCATGGGACTAGAGGACGACTCCGAGTTCAACCTGCTCCGCATCGACGGTCTGAGCCAGGTGATCTCGTCGCTGTGGAACGCCGACCCGGTCAACAGCCGCTACCACCTTGAGGATGCCGTCGCCGACAACCTGGTCAGCTTCGCCGCACGCGGCATCCCCTGGCTGCCGGCAGCGGCTATTCGACTTCGGGGTGCAGGTCGGTAG
- the upp gene encoding uracil phosphoribosyltransferase — translation MDVRVIDHPLAKARLTTLRDERTENAAFRSALAELTHMLVYEALRDAACEDVAIHTPMAHTTGSRLAAPPLLVPVLRAGLGMVDQASRLIPEAQVGFVGVARDETTHLPTPYLESLPDDLSAQPVMVLDPMLATGGSMAYTIGLLHERGARDITVVCVVCAPEGIAALQQVAPNARLFTATIDDGLNEIAYIVPGLGDAGDRQFGPR, via the coding sequence ATGGATGTGCGCGTGATCGACCACCCACTGGCTAAGGCACGGCTGACCACCCTGCGCGACGAGCGCACCGAAAACGCCGCCTTCCGTTCCGCACTTGCGGAGCTGACTCACATGCTGGTCTACGAAGCCCTGCGCGACGCGGCGTGCGAGGATGTCGCGATCCACACCCCGATGGCGCACACCACCGGCTCACGTCTGGCCGCCCCACCGCTGCTGGTACCGGTGCTGCGGGCGGGGCTCGGGATGGTCGACCAGGCGAGCAGGCTGATCCCCGAGGCGCAGGTCGGTTTCGTTGGCGTGGCCCGTGACGAGACCACCCATCTGCCGACGCCCTACCTGGAGTCACTGCCCGACGATTTGAGCGCCCAGCCCGTCATGGTGCTTGACCCGATGCTGGCCACCGGCGGCTCGATGGCCTACACGATCGGACTGCTGCACGAGCGTGGCGCCCGTGACATCACCGTGGTGTGTGTGGTGTGCGCACCGGAAGGGATTGCCGCGTTGCAGCAAGTCGCCCCGAACGCTCGGCTGTTCACCGCCACCATCGACGACGGACTCAATGAGATCGCCTACATCGTGCCCGGACTGGGCGACGCCGGGGACCGCCAGTTCGGGCCGCGCTGA
- a CDS encoding MMPL/RND family transporter yields the protein MIAAWLVLAGAMMAFIAPLGVVAARNPPGFLPQDAPVLVSVREMQDAFHEANAGNFAAIILSNENGLTPADEETYRRLVDKLKDDTKHVTSLQDFVHIPELKGVMTSKDQKAWNLPVSMAGTMGAPDGQDSYRAVMKIVGEETTNSTLKVNVVGGASTIEDMNVIGARDQHMIEIATVGLVFVILILVYRSLIAMLMPLITIGISLVVAQQAVAGLGELGLALGPQTIMLMTGMIMGAGVDYGVFLYSRYQELTKTGMGSDDALVEALVSIGEVIAGSAGTVAITFLGMSFTKLAIFSTVGPALAVTIFVGFLASITLLPSFIVLAGRRGWIKQRRDITGRLWRRSGVLIVRRPVALLVTSVVILGALAATTSVMKFNYDDRKNLPQDSASNRSYQVMDKHFPISSTLQQFLFIQSPNDLRTPKALADMEQMAERVAQLPNIDMVRGITRPTGQVLEQAKTTYQAGEVGAKLGDASTLIHSNDDNLSLLSGGAGKMADVLGQIRTQVVGSIASVRGLTSALDAMSQKYGGSKTLDQIDKTASLVTNMRTLGDSLGVSILRVTSISDWATPMVLALNVSPQCDADPACVNSRSDLQKIVDVSNTPAVHAIEAFARELSATDGAQKLDESVRQLSADVQKATSAARALGVGQPGGVEKKLNDAVTGANQLADASRQLALGVQTLVDQTRNIGAGLDQASSFLLAMKREATDPPMSGFYIPPQVLTMDEFKKAANLFVSADGHSARYLIQTALNPFGIEAMDQVKDIVDTANEARPNTQLAGAQISMVGFSSINANVRDYYDSDFIYILFMTLAVVFLILFVLLRSLVAPLYLVLSVILSYGAALGIGVVLFQFILGEELAWGVPGMAFMVLVAVGADYNLLLISRIRDEAKYGVRSAVIRTVGATGGVITSAGLIFAASMMALTVSSILTAAQIGFVIGVGLLLDTFLVRTLTVPAACVLVGDANWWPSKPPRVKIAAAKAAAAAAAATAVAVLDDEPVEEMTEEFDEFDEFDEDEPPTDLHPEVE from the coding sequence TGCAGGACGCGTTCCATGAGGCCAACGCGGGCAATTTCGCCGCGATCATCCTCAGCAACGAGAACGGACTGACGCCGGCCGACGAGGAGACCTATCGCCGGCTCGTCGACAAGCTCAAAGACGACACCAAGCACGTCACGTCGCTCCAGGATTTCGTCCACATCCCGGAACTCAAAGGGGTGATGACCAGTAAGGACCAGAAAGCCTGGAACCTGCCGGTCAGTATGGCCGGCACGATGGGCGCCCCTGACGGCCAGGACTCCTATCGCGCCGTCATGAAGATCGTCGGCGAGGAGACCACGAACTCGACGCTGAAGGTCAACGTAGTGGGCGGCGCCTCGACCATCGAGGACATGAACGTCATCGGCGCGCGCGACCAGCACATGATCGAGATCGCCACCGTCGGGCTGGTGTTCGTGATCCTGATCCTCGTGTATCGCAGCCTGATCGCCATGCTGATGCCGCTGATCACCATCGGCATTTCGCTGGTGGTCGCACAGCAGGCCGTAGCCGGTCTCGGTGAACTCGGGTTGGCGCTGGGCCCGCAGACGATCATGTTGATGACCGGCATGATCATGGGCGCTGGTGTGGACTACGGCGTCTTTTTGTATAGCCGATATCAGGAGCTCACCAAGACCGGGATGGGGTCCGACGACGCCCTGGTCGAAGCGCTGGTCTCGATCGGGGAGGTGATCGCCGGCTCGGCGGGCACCGTCGCCATCACTTTCCTGGGGATGTCCTTCACCAAACTGGCCATCTTCTCCACCGTCGGGCCGGCCTTGGCGGTGACGATCTTCGTCGGCTTCCTGGCGTCGATCACCCTGCTCCCATCATTCATCGTGCTGGCCGGCCGGCGGGGATGGATCAAACAGCGACGCGATATCACCGGCCGTCTGTGGCGGCGATCCGGCGTCCTGATCGTCCGCCGGCCCGTCGCGTTGCTGGTGACCAGCGTCGTGATCCTGGGTGCTTTGGCCGCCACCACGTCGGTGATGAAGTTCAACTACGACGATCGTAAGAACCTGCCCCAGGACTCCGCGAGCAACCGCTCCTACCAGGTGATGGACAAGCACTTCCCGATTAGCAGCACGTTGCAACAGTTCCTTTTCATCCAATCCCCGAACGACCTGCGCACCCCCAAGGCGCTGGCCGACATGGAACAGATGGCCGAACGCGTGGCGCAGCTGCCCAATATCGACATGGTCCGCGGTATCACCAGGCCCACCGGCCAGGTGCTCGAGCAGGCAAAGACCACTTATCAGGCAGGTGAGGTAGGCGCCAAGCTCGGCGATGCGTCCACCCTCATCCACTCCAACGACGACAACTTGTCCTTGCTCTCGGGTGGCGCCGGCAAAATGGCCGACGTGCTGGGTCAGATCCGCACCCAGGTCGTGGGATCGATCGCCAGTGTCCGCGGGCTGACCAGTGCGCTGGACGCCATGTCGCAGAAATACGGTGGATCCAAGACCCTGGACCAGATCGACAAGACCGCCTCCTTGGTGACCAATATGCGGACGCTGGGCGATTCGCTGGGCGTCAGCATTCTGCGGGTGACGAGCATCAGCGACTGGGCCACCCCGATGGTCCTCGCGCTCAATGTCAGTCCGCAGTGCGATGCGGACCCGGCCTGCGTCAACTCACGGTCGGACCTGCAGAAGATCGTCGACGTCAGTAACACCCCGGCTGTCCATGCCATCGAGGCATTCGCCCGCGAACTGTCCGCCACAGATGGGGCGCAGAAACTTGACGAGTCAGTGCGCCAGCTCAGCGCTGATGTGCAGAAGGCGACGTCGGCCGCCCGTGCGCTCGGGGTCGGCCAACCGGGCGGCGTCGAGAAAAAACTCAACGACGCGGTCACGGGCGCCAACCAGCTCGCCGACGCGAGTCGCCAACTCGCGCTGGGTGTACAAACCCTTGTCGACCAGACTCGCAACATCGGAGCGGGCCTTGATCAGGCTTCGTCATTCCTGTTGGCGATGAAGCGAGAGGCCACCGACCCGCCGATGTCGGGCTTCTACATCCCGCCGCAAGTGTTGACGATGGACGAGTTCAAGAAGGCCGCTAATCTGTTTGTCTCCGCGGACGGGCATTCGGCGCGGTATCTGATTCAGACGGCACTCAATCCGTTCGGCATCGAGGCGATGGATCAGGTCAAAGACATCGTCGACACCGCGAACGAGGCACGGCCCAATACCCAGCTGGCCGGTGCGCAGATTTCGATGGTCGGGTTCTCTTCGATTAACGCCAACGTCCGGGATTACTACGACTCCGACTTCATCTACATCTTGTTCATGACGCTGGCCGTCGTCTTCCTGATTCTGTTCGTGCTGCTGCGTTCACTCGTCGCACCGCTGTATCTGGTGCTCTCCGTAATTCTTTCGTATGGCGCTGCGTTGGGCATCGGCGTCGTGCTGTTCCAATTCATCCTCGGTGAGGAATTGGCCTGGGGTGTGCCGGGAATGGCATTCATGGTGCTCGTCGCTGTCGGCGCCGATTACAACCTGCTGTTGATCTCACGCATTCGCGATGAGGCGAAATACGGTGTGCGCTCGGCAGTTATCCGCACCGTGGGCGCGACCGGCGGGGTGATCACCTCGGCGGGTCTCATCTTTGCGGCGTCGATGATGGCGCTGACCGTCAGCAGCATTCTCACGGCAGCTCAGATCGGTTTCGTGATCGGCGTCGGTCTGCTGCTGGACACGTTCCTGGTGCGCACCCTCACGGTGCCGGCGGCGTGCGTGCTTGTCGGCGACGCCAACTGGTGGCCCTCCAAGCCGCCACGCGTCAAGATCGCGGCCGCGAAGGCGGCTGCCGCTGCCGCCGCTGCGACGGCGGTCGCGGTGCTCGACGACGAACCGGTGGAAGAGATGACCGAAGAGTTCGACGAGTTCGACGAGTTCGACGAGGATGAGCCTCCTACCGACCTGCACCCCGAAGTCGAATAG
- a CDS encoding primosomal protein — translation MAAELVPVRIGVTAGDLYTLWAPRWRDGGDEWEAFLGKDEDLFAFESVADLVAFVRTNTDNDLADHPAWEDLTAANAHKLTPKDNHKVDLASVEELLSEKPTEESVTALANTMAVVSSIGSVCELPPVTRFFNGNPNLGLLSGGFEQFNGKAGLKRWSVVGEIVGRGWDSVLAAVDEVITSPEVNERAATLAAAELEEPYEEEIDEPADLEIDQDATGDADEDSDDEETAVERAPQDAVVLGGNADFWAEVGIDPIRITIGSGTVYTLRCYFDDRPIFLGRNGRISVFGSERTLARSLADQRDHDLADLSTYDDIHTAATDGSLRVDVTEENIYMLTGLSDDISDGPDTIDRDQLELAIEFVRDVGEYSEEDLVDRLLGEDHPLGTLVDYVLDPDGNSRPAGPYAAAVKEWEEIERFVESRLRRE, via the coding sequence ATGGCTGCTGAGCTCGTTCCGGTTCGCATTGGCGTGACCGCTGGTGACCTGTACACGTTGTGGGCGCCCCGGTGGCGCGACGGCGGCGACGAATGGGAGGCGTTCCTCGGCAAGGACGAGGACCTCTTCGCCTTCGAGTCGGTGGCCGACCTGGTCGCATTCGTGCGGACCAACACCGATAACGACCTGGCCGATCACCCGGCGTGGGAGGACCTGACCGCGGCTAACGCCCACAAGCTGACGCCGAAGGACAATCACAAGGTCGACCTCGCGTCCGTCGAAGAGCTGCTGTCGGAGAAGCCCACCGAAGAGTCGGTGACCGCGCTGGCCAACACCATGGCCGTCGTCTCCTCGATCGGTTCGGTATGCGAGCTGCCCCCCGTGACGCGGTTCTTCAACGGCAACCCCAACCTGGGGCTGCTCTCCGGCGGGTTCGAGCAGTTCAATGGCAAGGCCGGACTGAAGCGCTGGAGCGTGGTCGGCGAGATCGTCGGCCGCGGGTGGGACAGCGTGCTGGCCGCCGTCGACGAGGTGATCACCAGCCCCGAGGTCAACGAGCGGGCCGCCACGCTGGCCGCCGCCGAGCTCGAGGAGCCGTACGAGGAAGAGATCGACGAGCCGGCCGACCTCGAGATCGACCAGGACGCCACCGGTGACGCCGACGAGGACTCGGACGACGAGGAGACCGCGGTCGAGCGGGCGCCGCAGGATGCCGTGGTGCTCGGCGGCAACGCGGACTTCTGGGCCGAGGTCGGTATCGATCCGATCCGCATCACGATCGGCTCAGGAACCGTGTACACGCTGCGCTGCTACTTCGATGATCGACCGATCTTCCTGGGCCGTAACGGCAGGATCAGCGTGTTTGGCTCGGAGCGCACGCTGGCCCGATCACTGGCCGACCAGCGCGACCACGATCTGGCCGACCTGAGCACCTACGACGACATCCACACCGCCGCCACCGACGGCTCACTGCGGGTTGATGTCACCGAGGAAAACATCTACATGCTGACGGGGCTGTCGGACGATATCTCCGACGGGCCCGACACGATCGACCGCGATCAGCTCGAGCTGGCCATCGAATTCGTCCGCGATGTCGGCGAGTACTCCGAGGAGGACCTCGTCGACCGGCTGCTGGGCGAGGACCACCCGCTCGGCACGTTGGTCGATTACGTGCTCGATCCTGACGGCAACTCCCGCCCGGCCGGGCCCTACGCGGCCGCGGTGAAGGAGTGGGAAGAGATCGAGCGGTTCGTCGAGTCGCGGCTGCGCCGCGAGTAA
- a CDS encoding phytanoyl-CoA dioxygenase family protein, which produces MTSTLALTDLLANQGIADLTGLWPVEMVEDWNRRLDPIFAGTDGERRSYASADSLAETGIFAELFSEPVRQVIAGIHPTALLYHCHSYEIAANQGRPHIHRDKPLGWHRDTETIGAYTVDFPSFISIFILLSPVGSGDGAFEFYPHRPNNGMRPGGDAVELVGPVGTAAMWNRSYFHRASPNRGALRRRVLKVSFQPAGLPNDRIGLPEFSDARAHLTDPALLALIDESRVGTTSPLQDRGEIPAGTPLPPTTKNQLSRAQATYIRAQTVGFRVLAAAGVV; this is translated from the coding sequence GTGACGTCGACACTGGCTTTGACCGACCTGCTGGCAAACCAGGGCATCGCCGATTTGACCGGACTTTGGCCGGTCGAGATGGTCGAAGACTGGAATCGCCGCCTCGATCCGATCTTCGCTGGAACCGATGGTGAACGACGGTCCTACGCGAGTGCGGACTCACTGGCCGAGACCGGGATCTTCGCCGAGTTGTTCAGCGAGCCCGTTCGTCAGGTCATCGCCGGCATTCACCCGACCGCCCTGCTGTACCACTGCCACAGCTACGAGATCGCCGCCAATCAGGGCAGACCGCACATTCACCGCGACAAACCGCTGGGCTGGCACCGCGACACCGAGACGATCGGCGCTTACACCGTCGACTTCCCGTCGTTCATCAGCATCTTCATCCTGCTGTCACCGGTCGGCAGCGGGGACGGCGCGTTCGAGTTCTACCCGCACCGACCCAACAACGGGATGCGCCCGGGCGGCGACGCGGTCGAATTGGTCGGCCCGGTCGGCACGGCCGCGATGTGGAACCGCTCCTACTTCCACCGCGCGTCTCCGAACCGGGGCGCGCTGCGTCGGCGCGTGCTGAAGGTCTCGTTCCAGCCCGCCGGCCTGCCCAACGACCGGATCGGACTGCCCGAGTTTTCCGATGCCCGCGCCCACCTGACCGATCCGGCCCTGCTCGCCCTGATCGACGAGAGTCGGGTGGGAACCACCAGCCCGTTGCAGGACCGCGGTGAGATCCCGGCTGGCACCCCGCTGCCGCCGACCACGAAGAACCAGCTGTCGCGGGCGCAGGCTACCTACATCCGCGCCCAGACCGTCGGGTTTCGGGTGCTGGCCGCCGCGGGCGTTGTGTGA